Part of the Triticum aestivum cultivar Chinese Spring chromosome 4D, IWGSC CS RefSeq v2.1, whole genome shotgun sequence genome is shown below.
AAAGACATGGGCTCTTGTTCGCTGATCTGGCTGCCCCGAAGAGCGACACGTGCACGGAAGGCGCACTGGCCGTGTGACCGGAGCGAGCGACCCCGGCGCACACATACCGAGGATGCCGCCCTCGAGGAGTGTGGTAGGCTTTTCTTTTGGCAAAATGATTTGATTCCAATGTTTGAGTAGTGCCCCCAAGTGCAGGGTTAAAGAAAGGGGTTATGTGCGAGAGAGGTTTAAGGAAGGTGATCACGGCCACGGCGAGGCGAAACGTGGCCATCGTGTCGTGATTAGTTTAGGGACGTGTTTCTTAGTCACTCTAGTTGCCTAATTAACAACAGCTTGATGAATGGATGGATGAAAGGTGGTGGAACTTTCTTGTTGGTACGGTTAGCTTGTTTGTTTAGGGGCTCGCTTAACAAACTTTATCTTGTGATTTTGCCATACAAGGCAAGTGTGTGACATAAGGGCTGACGAATGCATCGTTGCCATGTCGACACACCACTCCGTATTCCTCACATGCAACAATAAGCTCATACGCTACATTTTGGAGTCAAAAGAACAACCTTGAAAACGGATAATTGTCAGCAATGTTTGTATATACATACGAGTGCAAATAGTCAGAAAAGTACACACTCCACAATATAGATGCTTTACATGCAATTAAGAAAGCAAATCACACCTTGACCATGCACCCTGTTTCACCATTTTTTACAACCTGTAATGTACGTACACTACAAGTGAGCTGACACCAGTCACGCCACAAAATGCACAGCCAAACCAACTGCCATGTCTGACGAAGGTAAACACAAGATGAGCACACCTATACAAGATAAAGAATCGTATCATACGTACAAAGCAAGGCAAGTTTCAGAGGCTAACTACACCTCGCTGATCTCTGAATCCTCTGAATCGTGTGAGCTCAATCTTATCTCGGCTCTCATGTTCTCCTCGGCATCCTTGGGCTGGCTGCGAACCTGATCAAACCTGAAGCAGCACCGCAGGTGGTCGTTTACGATCCCGGCGACCTGCATGAAGGAGTAGACCGTCGTGGGGCCGACGCACTGGAACCCTCGCCGCATCAGGTCCTTGCTCATAGCCTCAGATTTGGGCGTCTTGGTGGGCACTTGGCGAGCGTGGCGGTAGCCGTTTGTGATGGGCCTGTGGTTCACGAAGCTCCAGCAGTAGTTGTCGAACGATCCGAATTCACGGACTACCTGCAGATAGTCATTGGCGATAGCGAGGATATTATTTGTACTGCCAGAAGTTGTGAAATCCAAGGGCCGATTTTGTTCGAAGGAAACCACTGAATCTGTTTTGCTGCATGGATACTACAGGTTTCAAAGCATTCGGTCTGAGAAATGTTAAGTCTAGCATATAGTGGTGGTGTTCGTATTACAAGCATTCGGTCTGAGAACAGTTCCAACAGTTTTGTACTTCTTTAAAGCAAGCGCTGACTATATTACAGTGCGATACTAATACTAATGCGAGTGTCAGTGTGTCACATTGTTCAGAATCTGAAACTCTGAAAGCACACAAGGTATAGGCCATATGGCCCATAGCAAATTCGAAGGCTTGTTGGGCTTCTATTGAGGGGGTGGGACATGGCTTCATTTTATTTTGAAAGAAGCTCCTCTGCTGTAACATTTTATGATTGGCTGGAGGAATGAAAAAGTAAATTAATTTATATGTCTTATAAAGCAATGATAAACTAGATAAACTTGCGTACAATATTCAATCTACCTTTCGAATTCACCATAAACAAAATTTACCTTTTGAATCTGCTTGGCGTTTGCGACCACAGCTCGCAGCTTTTGCTCTGACAGCAACGTCCTTCCGTTTGACTTGGACAACTGGTTTATCTTCTTGCCCTTGAGGTCACAGACGGATGCATTGTAGAAAGCATCAATCATCTCCCTGAATTCCCCCCTCTTGCTCAAAATTACAGGCCAGGAGAGCTCAGCTAAGGCTTGTGATAAGGTAAGCAGCTCAAACAGCTTACGGTCATTGTGCACCGGAGCTCCCCATTCTTCATCATGGAATGCAACGTAGAGGGGTTCTACAGAAGTGATGGTACCATGCATCAGAACTTATAATGTGTACTGCACCCTCATCCGTGCTCAAAATTGAAAATTCACATGCTTGTGATAACCGACAAAGTATTAATTCATATCATGGAGTTCACAGATCAAAATTACGGACTCTAGGGAACAGTGGGAACGGAACGAAACGAAGCAGGGAGCAATCGAAGTTTGTCACCAGAGTTGGCCGTGATCCAGGAGCACCTCctcttctccagctccggtgagCTCCCACACGCCGCCGACTCATCACACGCCCCCCTACCACTCTTGTGCCGCTTCTCCCGATCGTCCTCTGCTTTCGCCTTCCTATCGCCGTGCGCCTTGGCTCTTGCTATTACCTTGGACGAGGCCGCAGCAGGGCGAGTGGTGCGGATGCGTGGGAGCTCCGGCAAGCAGCTCGCCGGagactccgacttgacggccggcATGTCTGTAGCGGCAACTGATCGATGGAACTTGCAACGATTCGGAAGCAGGCGCATGTAGATGGACGCAGACCTGAAGAGCCAGCGGCTAATGAGGTTTTTGAAACGAGTGGCGAAAGGAAGGGTCCGTTACGCGGCCACGGAGTTTGTGCTCGTTGTTTCGGGGCGGGCTGGAGGTCGCGATCGGGTGCGGGCGCAACGGCCTCGGCACGAACGAGGAGGGGTGGCTTTGGCTTGGCTCCGACGCCTCATACCGTTACGCGCAAGCGTTGCGTTGCCATGCACCGCCCCACTACCCACACGCACACACGTAGCCGGACCTCCCCTTCCTGTCGCTTCCACCATCCGGCTTGCGCGCAGCGCACATCCGCACCGAGCCGGCTCTGCGGCTCGCCACGTACGTACGTGGTTCTCGTCGGCAGCGACAACGGCTTCTTCTACTCAAATCAAAGAGAAAATACACATTCTGTACAAGGAAACGGAGAAGAGTGTACACACAACACAAGGATGCGGGCAGCAGCATTGGTCCGAGTATCTTTCAGCACCAGGGAATCGTTTTGCTCCAAGAGGATGAACAATTTACATCCAAATGTTCCCTTCAAGAATGGACCAGGATTCATGTTAGATCAATAGAGCTCAATTCAAGTTTTTGGTGGCAACTTTTGATCACTGCAGCAGGGAACAGAAGCAGCAGCAGGATGCAGTTCTGCAGGGAACGGCATTGTAATGTGGATCGTCCTTGAGTCAAGCTTAGAGAGTTCAAACCGAACCTACCAACTTTTGACAAAACTGCGCCTCGTTAGTTGCCATTCCGTGCCAATTACGTAGCTACTAGTGGTAAGTGGTAACCAGTGTCCAAAATGCAGTGTAGCGCTATGCGAAATCCAGCCGCAGGTGTTCTTCACCACCTGAAGAAGCAACAAGGCATGATACGGTCAGTTAATAAGAGAATCTAAATACAGCAGTGTAAAACGCGAGGCATGACTAGGAATTATAAGAGAACCGAAAGAAATGAGCTATTTACAGAAGACACACGAGACATAACGCTACAAGACAAAGCATTACGTCGATACAGCGACTGTTCAACTCTGCATACCATGCTCCTGTCTATCAATTTACTTCTTTGAGAAGTATGCGGAATCCTGGAAATGGAGCGGCTCGTTCCCCCACGAGGTCCACCCGGAACCCAATTCTCTTGCGAAAAGCTCTATGCACCTTGGAGGTTTAGGACCAGGAATATATTCTGAAAGAATTTCTTTTGCTGGTTAAGGATTGGGCATAAATCATACTGCAACTATAAAAAGAGCCGCATTGCATTTACGACAGGACATATGCTTCATTGCAAATGGTTAACTAAAAAGATAAATAGGACATAATGTGACAAATCACAGGCAAGGATACTCTGAAGAGGAGGTTTCCTTGAGTGCGCACCCGGAACACTCATAATTACTTGGCTGCCTTGTAGAACCTTAAACTTCGATCCTGACTCAGCTTCTCTATTCTGCAGGAAGAAAGCCAGGAGACTAGAATATATCAATTTCAGGGTACACGGTCCAGATCAAATGTTGAATTCCAGAAGAAAAAAAAGGCAAATAATCTAGAGGAAAGAACTCACAACATTGATGTAGCCAAGAAGGAGACACTCA
Proteins encoded:
- the LOC123098385 gene encoding probable GMP synthase [glutamine-hydrolyzing], with product MRLLPNRCKFHRSVAATDMPAVKSESPASCLPELPRIRTTRPAAASSKVIARAKAHGDRKAKAEDDREKRHKSGRGACDESAACGSSPELEKRRCSWITANSEPLYVAFHDEEWGAPVHNDRKLFELLTLSQALAELSWPVILSKRGEFREMIDAFYNASVCDLKGKKINQLSKSNGRTLLSEQKLRAVVANAKQIQKVVREFGSFDNYCWSFVNHRPITNGYRHARQVPTKTPKSEAMSKDLMRRGFQCVGPTTVYSFMQVAGIVNDHLRCCFRFDQVRSQPKDAEENMRAEIRLSSHDSEDSEISEV